From the Candidatus Woesearchaeota archaeon genome, the window GTTGCACAGCACCATCCATAGCATTTGGTGTGCTTAATGCTGACCTTTGCTGGATTTGCAAAAACAACTGCGCAATGCCTCCAATAGCCAAGGTAATCAGTCCAGCAGGAAGGATGCTTCTGAGTTTACTCTTGAGGCCCTTTGTTTTTTGTGGGGTAATAATAATATACTTATTGGCTAACTGGTAATGCAAGACTTCCTTTCCTTTTTCACTGTAGTGAAATTCTTCTGCCTTGGCGAGATCTGCTTTAAGGAGCAACTGCAGATTGTAATGAACCGTCGAGATAGGGACTTGGAGTGCTGCTGCCAATGCTGATTCAGTAGCATTTTCATGGACGGCAAGATAATCAAGGATTTTTCTACAGGAATCATTGCTAACAACCGTTGCTACTTTCTTGGCCTGTTCATCCTCTAACGAGAGGAGAAGGAAATTTTTGCTTGCCATATCGTAAGGATGGATACGCTTTTATAAATACCTTTGGAAGACTTTGAAAGAGATTGAAATCATTGAAAGGGTAAACAACGTAAAGATGGATAAAACAGGTTACTAGGCTGCATATTTCATCTTGGTATCAGGCGTATGAGGTCGTGAAGTAACAGTTCCACCGGACATAACTCTTCCACTAAGATGAGCCTCTCGAACACGAGAGTGTAATAACCGCTCTGGACCAGCACTTTCTTCCCGAATTCGATGTGCAAGCTCTCCGACAACAGTACGCATCTCACGATTGTAATCATCGATCACTTTCCTGAGTAAGGGTAATAATTCCTGAAGCTCTTGATCCTGTGCCTGCCATTGCGGCTCCATTGCTTCTTCCTGCACGACGAATTTCTGGCGCACACCCTGAAGCCATTCACTTACCTGTTTCATTTTTTCATACGGTAAGGGTGCAGTGGGATGGTCACGAGCTCGTTCAAACTGCGCAAGAAGCCATTGTGTTAATCGAATGCGATCAGGTAATATTGCCGTACCTGTTTTTTCATAGGTAGCATACTCTGCTGCAAGTGGTGTACTCTGCTTATCCAAGTGCTCTAAGCGTTCAGCAATAGTCGCTAGTTGCTCAAAAAAAGGCTCAAGCCGCCGATCATGATAGGTACCCATAAGTTCTTTTTTTCGTTCTTCCCAGTATTCTTTTCTCCGAGTAAAGAGAGAGAGAAGCATATCAGCAATCTTAAAATCTGCACGCTCTAAGTACGCTATACGCTGATCAATAACCCCTTTAAGCTTTTGCTTAAACACCTGTTCTTCTCCAACAAGCTCAGTCTCACGCTGCGTGATTCCAGCATCGAGTTGATCAACTGCCTTAACCACCAATTCTCTTACATAATCATTTCTACGTGCATCATTGAGGTCAGTTAATATTGCCACTCGCTCATGAAAGAATGTCCGCCAGACTGTAGGTTGATCCCCATATTCACGCTCATTACGATTG encodes:
- a CDS encoding helix-turn-helix transcriptional regulator → MASKNFLLLSLEDEQAKKVATVVSNDSCRKILDYLAVHENATESALAAALQVPISTVHYNLQLLLKADLAKAEEFHYSEKGKEVLHYQLANKYIIITPQKTKGLKSKLRSILPAGLITLAIGGIAQLFLQIQQRSALSTPNAMDGAVQQMAKASMDLEMAPASDEALMAVDDAIREPVTESFFSTLSSSPVFWFIVGALVALLVYVLWSWYRNRETKE